From Armatimonadota bacterium, the proteins below share one genomic window:
- a CDS encoding D-tyrosyl-tRNA(Tyr) deacylase: MRAVVQRVSRAEVSVGGEVVGRCGPGLLVLLAAHRHSVEPQSLDLADRVAGLRIFSDSTGKMNLALKDLPDSGEPQVLVVSQFTLYADAYSSRRPSFTESAGYDQGKALYESFVRAIKPLVRGVQTGEFGAHMEVSLVNDGPVTLVIDAR, translated from the coding sequence GTGAGGGCCGTTGTCCAACGCGTTTCCCGTGCCGAGGTTTCTGTCGGCGGGGAAGTGGTCGGCCGGTGCGGGCCAGGTTTGCTCGTTCTTTTGGCCGCCCATCGGCACAGCGTGGAACCCCAATCCCTTGACCTAGCAGACCGGGTAGCAGGCCTCCGGATCTTCTCCGATTCCACGGGCAAAATGAACCTGGCCCTTAAGGATCTGCCCGATTCCGGGGAACCACAGGTATTGGTCGTCAGCCAATTCACGCTCTACGCCGATGCTTACTCCTCGCGGCGGCCCAGCTTTACCGAATCCGCTGGATACGATCAAGGCAAAGCCCTTTACGAATCGTTCGTCCGGGCAATCAAACCCCTTGTGCGCGGAGTCCAAACCGGCGAATTCGGCGCCCACATGGAGGTATCGCTGGTCAACGACGGCCCGGTCACATTGGTCATCGACGCGCGATAG
- the metF gene encoding methylenetetrahydrofolate reductase [NAD(P)H], with amino-acid sequence MRICDGFGAGNPGFSFEFFPPKTGNGEKNLFESIGQLARLSPHFVSVTCGAGGSTRRKTVDWAEKIRNEHALEPMVHLTCLGVPEKEIRDTLEDVKTRGLLNILALRGDAPVDGSPAEPGFCNFAAELVGLIRKEVPNACVAAACYPEKHTEAVSKQADLDALRAKADEGVDFFITQLFFDNDKYFEFVGRARSVGVTQPIIPGIMPIQGVAQVRRFTEMCGATIPSHLLKLLDQYEGAPAAVYHIGIAHAIAQCTELLAAGVPGIHFYTLNKSPATRVVVEALRG; translated from the coding sequence ATGCGCATCTGCGACGGATTCGGGGCCGGTAACCCAGGCTTCTCGTTTGAGTTTTTCCCACCAAAAACCGGGAATGGCGAGAAAAATCTGTTCGAGTCCATCGGCCAACTTGCCCGGCTCAGCCCCCACTTCGTCAGTGTTACCTGTGGTGCTGGCGGGTCCACCCGCCGCAAAACCGTCGATTGGGCCGAAAAAATCCGCAACGAGCATGCGCTGGAACCTATGGTCCACCTCACATGCCTGGGCGTTCCCGAAAAGGAAATCCGCGACACTTTGGAGGATGTGAAAACTCGGGGTTTGCTCAACATCTTGGCCCTGAGGGGCGATGCCCCGGTCGACGGCTCACCTGCCGAACCTGGTTTCTGTAATTTTGCCGCCGAGTTGGTTGGGCTCATCCGCAAAGAGGTACCCAACGCGTGCGTCGCGGCCGCCTGTTACCCCGAAAAGCACACAGAAGCGGTTTCCAAGCAGGCCGACTTGGACGCCTTGAGGGCCAAAGCCGACGAAGGGGTCGATTTTTTCATCACCCAACTGTTCTTCGACAACGACAAGTACTTCGAATTTGTGGGCAGGGCCCGGAGTGTCGGGGTCACCCAACCCATCATCCCCGGGATCATGCCCATCCAGGGCGTGGCGCAGGTGCGCCGGTTCACCGAGATGTGTGGGGCAACGATCCCCTCCCACCTACTCAAACTGCTGGATCAATATGAAGGGGCGCCGGCCGCCGTCTACCACATCGGAATTGCCCACGCCATCGCCCAATGCACAGAACTCCTGGCCGCCGGTGTCCCGGGCATTCACTTTTATACGTTGAACAAAAGCCCGGCAACCCGAGTTGTTGTCGAAGCGTTGCGGGGTTAA
- the mrdA gene encoding penicillin-binding protein 2 — translation MTTRFLVVPLVLLLFFSVSIAQLWYLQIVSGDDLKEQAKMTGLIVDQTMAPRGRIYDREMNILANVRPSIVVTAKPAIAMQKPEVLDRLATILGTTRAKLEYQMRQQWHKSNFPVPVFVGATIQQAALIAESGEEFPGIGVQSLPMRETVGTAALEHILGNVWVPTEAIEQELKDSGQEFIPPYVGRDGVEREYEQLLMGVPGSTTYTLDRKRRPLRAVMSSSPVPGESLVLSLDLATQQVAKEQLAGHKGAVVALDPKTGEVIAMVSSPGYDLSIYDGGLTQAESDSVNQNPDRPLLKRAIAGLYPAGSTFKIVTTLAAYMAGKFNPREQVFCPGYLTVGNRRVKCENHPAASYDFRWAFTRSCNSYFGRLGQKVGVDGFTAVAKQIGIGVPTGIDLPGEKAGLMPDADFVQKTHGRPFSFGDANNVGIGQGDLLVTPLQMACIAALVANEGTNYRPHVVRAHFPRGDKSQMEVYPPEVLHTFKADSWFWATLKDAMRNVVVAGTGKAAQIPGIPVDGKTGSAENSTNRHTHAWFVGFAPADDPKIAFAVIVENAGHGGTIAAPIAKKVIETYLRPRDQKEKSKAPEISVKLIPDDEGP, via the coding sequence ATGACCACGAGATTCTTGGTCGTGCCCTTGGTCTTATTGCTCTTCTTTAGCGTCTCAATCGCCCAACTCTGGTACTTGCAGATCGTCTCTGGCGACGACCTTAAGGAACAAGCCAAGATGACCGGGCTCATCGTTGACCAAACCATGGCGCCCCGCGGCCGGATCTACGACCGCGAAATGAACATCCTGGCCAACGTCCGACCCAGCATTGTCGTAACGGCAAAACCGGCCATTGCCATGCAGAAACCCGAAGTGCTGGACCGGCTGGCCACCATCTTGGGCACCACCCGCGCCAAGTTGGAGTACCAAATGCGACAGCAGTGGCACAAATCCAACTTCCCGGTACCGGTTTTTGTCGGGGCGACGATCCAACAGGCAGCCCTGATCGCTGAATCCGGCGAGGAATTCCCGGGGATCGGCGTCCAAAGCCTCCCCATGCGGGAAACAGTGGGAACGGCCGCCCTGGAACACATTTTGGGCAACGTGTGGGTGCCAACCGAAGCGATTGAACAAGAGCTTAAGGATTCGGGACAGGAGTTCATCCCGCCCTATGTTGGCCGCGACGGGGTGGAGCGCGAATATGAGCAGTTGTTAATGGGGGTGCCAGGTTCGACGACTTACACTTTGGATCGGAAACGCCGCCCCCTCCGGGCAGTCATGTCCTCGTCACCTGTGCCCGGGGAATCCTTAGTCCTCTCCCTCGACCTCGCCACACAGCAAGTGGCAAAGGAACAGCTGGCCGGGCACAAAGGGGCCGTTGTGGCGCTTGATCCAAAGACCGGTGAAGTCATCGCCATGGTGTCGTCGCCCGGCTACGACCTATCGATTTATGATGGGGGCCTCACCCAGGCGGAATCTGATTCCGTCAACCAAAACCCCGACCGCCCTCTGTTGAAAAGGGCGATCGCCGGACTTTATCCGGCCGGCTCAACCTTCAAAATCGTCACCACATTGGCCGCCTATATGGCAGGAAAGTTCAACCCGCGCGAGCAAGTCTTTTGCCCTGGGTACCTGACCGTAGGCAACCGGCGGGTCAAGTGTGAGAACCATCCGGCCGCCAGTTACGATTTCCGGTGGGCGTTCACTCGCAGTTGCAACAGCTATTTCGGGCGCCTCGGGCAAAAGGTCGGCGTGGACGGGTTCACAGCCGTCGCCAAACAAATTGGCATTGGCGTGCCCACCGGGATCGATCTACCCGGGGAAAAAGCCGGGTTGATGCCTGATGCCGATTTTGTGCAGAAAACACATGGCCGGCCGTTTTCGTTTGGGGATGCCAACAACGTCGGCATCGGGCAAGGCGATTTGCTTGTCACTCCCTTGCAAATGGCCTGCATCGCCGCGTTGGTTGCCAATGAAGGGACAAACTACCGGCCACACGTCGTGCGGGCCCATTTCCCCCGGGGGGACAAATCACAGATGGAGGTTTACCCGCCGGAGGTTTTGCATACCTTTAAGGCCGATTCTTGGTTCTGGGCGACTCTGAAAGACGCCATGCGCAACGTGGTTGTCGCCGGGACCGGCAAAGCGGCGCAAATCCCCGGTATCCCCGTGGATGGGAAAACGGGGAGTGCCGAGAATTCCACAAACCGACACACCCACGCCTGGTTCGTCGGCTTTGCCCCGGCCGATGACCCCAAAATCGCCTTTGCCGTCATCGTCGAAAACGCCGGCCATGGCGGAACGATTGCCGCGCCCATTGCAAAAAAGGTCATCGAAACCTATCTCCGACCCCGCGATCAGAAGGAAAAGTCCAAAGCGCCGGAGATTTCCGTCAAATTAATCCCAGACGACGAAGGCCCATAA
- a CDS encoding penicillin-binding protein, whose product MAKSAPKKPVPRSKKGGWWRRIRIVGMVFGIIFMILFMAGSVVAYNKLQKAEKLIPKLGAVIEELNNTPSVIKSADGVTLYSLQAEYRRSVTRSEIPQVVVNAILAAEDKRFYQHEGVDLQSLARIVVVAAREGGDTHESGGGSTLSMQLAKRVFTGDKRTFDRKLDNMALAIAMERDKTKDEILTLYLNQVYFGERAYGISAAADVYFGKTLDELTLSEAATLARCVRRPSDENPVRNLAAATKNRNLVLYTMLEEGWISRNEYLEAKAEPIKVAARKPITVSGQKLHPYFVDYVLNELAKKGIDISRGGYTVETTLNTKYQNLAEKGEDKWLDRLKGYRVNQMAILVTDNNGRILCMVGGPDYEKSEFNMQWMGPGRQLGSAMKPFVYLTGLDRGIYGEGSTISSAPILKTGTRTYVKGGANKGYQSITSALAWSNNTVAARAIGEVGPQNVLNMCRKSYGFRRSNLQAVQSLALGSGEVYMTEVAEAYSVIQSHGDRYPTYAIERVVEPDGSILPLAPRRAASVVSSSAAEFIDLALRQVVMGGTGHEAQGVRNARGKTGTTSDHKDAWFCGYTDKLIGIVWCANEQMVDGRPKAVPMRGLFGGEGPARVWNDVMGDIQDALGEKSRPFNRLQHVEPSSSDDAPDPDKVPEDDNITVPDQPTEEVTPVVKDPNEQLPVSPPDNGGDGAGNGEPPPNGGTKPPPGNRDNREVVYVTVCADSMQRATAYCNETVRRPFFKGSEPRGMCPLHGPATEHNDFAAYNGFRDLLTDVRHPFPDRAPHDHEILGRALGLIALL is encoded by the coding sequence ATGGCAAAGAGCGCCCCTAAGAAGCCGGTGCCCCGCTCCAAGAAAGGGGGGTGGTGGCGCCGCATCCGCATCGTCGGTATGGTTTTCGGCATTATTTTCATGATTTTGTTCATGGCCGGATCGGTTGTGGCCTACAACAAACTGCAAAAAGCCGAAAAGCTCATCCCCAAACTCGGCGCCGTCATCGAAGAGCTCAACAACACCCCTTCCGTCATCAAATCGGCCGACGGGGTCACCCTGTATTCGCTCCAAGCCGAATATCGGCGGTCTGTGACCCGGAGCGAGATCCCGCAAGTCGTCGTCAACGCCATCCTTGCCGCAGAAGACAAACGGTTTTACCAACACGAGGGGGTTGACCTCCAATCCTTGGCCAGGATCGTCGTCGTCGCCGCGCGCGAAGGCGGCGACACCCACGAGAGTGGGGGGGGCTCAACTCTTTCTATGCAGTTGGCAAAGCGCGTGTTCACCGGGGACAAGCGGACATTTGACCGGAAGCTCGACAACATGGCTCTGGCCATCGCCATGGAGCGCGACAAAACCAAGGATGAGATCCTTACCCTTTACTTGAACCAGGTGTATTTCGGCGAGAGGGCGTACGGGATCAGTGCGGCCGCCGATGTCTACTTTGGCAAAACTCTCGACGAACTCACCTTGTCTGAAGCCGCCACTTTGGCGCGTTGCGTCCGGCGCCCCAGCGACGAAAACCCGGTGAGGAACCTGGCCGCCGCAACCAAGAACCGCAATTTGGTCCTTTACACCATGTTGGAAGAAGGATGGATTAGCCGCAACGAATACCTTGAAGCCAAAGCGGAACCCATCAAGGTGGCAGCCAGGAAGCCCATCACCGTTAGCGGGCAAAAACTCCACCCCTATTTTGTGGATTACGTCCTGAACGAACTGGCCAAAAAAGGCATCGATATCAGCCGGGGCGGATACACCGTCGAAACAACCCTGAACACCAAATACCAAAACCTGGCGGAAAAAGGCGAAGACAAGTGGTTGGACAGGCTCAAAGGCTACCGGGTAAACCAAATGGCGATCTTGGTCACCGACAACAATGGCCGGATCTTGTGCATGGTTGGCGGCCCGGACTACGAAAAATCCGAATTCAATATGCAATGGATGGGCCCGGGTCGGCAATTGGGGTCGGCCATGAAGCCGTTCGTCTACCTCACCGGGCTCGACCGCGGGATTTATGGGGAAGGGTCGACGATTTCCAGCGCCCCGATTTTGAAGACCGGCACCCGAACCTACGTAAAGGGCGGTGCCAACAAGGGGTACCAATCCATCACTTCGGCGCTTGCGTGGAGCAATAACACCGTTGCCGCCAGGGCGATCGGCGAAGTTGGCCCCCAAAATGTCCTCAACATGTGCCGGAAGAGCTACGGCTTCCGGCGGAGCAACCTGCAAGCCGTCCAAAGCCTTGCCCTTGGCTCGGGAGAGGTCTATATGACCGAAGTGGCCGAGGCTTACAGCGTCATCCAAAGTCATGGCGACCGTTACCCGACCTACGCCATCGAACGCGTCGTCGAACCCGATGGGAGCATCCTCCCGCTTGCACCCCGCCGGGCCGCATCGGTTGTTTCAAGTTCGGCAGCCGAATTCATCGACCTCGCCCTCCGGCAGGTCGTCATGGGCGGAACAGGACACGAAGCCCAAGGCGTCCGCAATGCCCGAGGCAAAACCGGCACCACCAGCGACCACAAGGACGCCTGGTTCTGCGGCTATACCGACAAACTCATTGGGATCGTCTGGTGCGCCAACGAGCAAATGGTCGACGGCAGACCCAAAGCCGTTCCCATGCGGGGACTGTTTGGTGGGGAAGGACCAGCAAGGGTCTGGAATGATGTGATGGGCGACATCCAAGATGCCCTCGGTGAAAAATCCCGGCCCTTCAACAGGCTTCAACATGTCGAACCGTCCTCCTCCGACGATGCGCCGGATCCGGATAAGGTTCCAGAAGATGACAACATCACCGTCCCAGACCAGCCGACAGAGGAGGTGACGCCTGTTGTCAAAGATCCTAACGAACAGCTACCGGTCTCCCCACCTGACAACGGGGGCGATGGGGCCGGCAATGGCGAACCCCCGCCAAATGGCGGGACCAAACCTCCGCCCGGAAACCGGGACAACCGCGAAGTTGTTTATGTGACTGTCTGCGCTGATTCGATGCAGCGGGCCACTGCCTATTGCAACGAAACGGTGAGGAGGCCATTCTTCAAAGGTTCTGAACCCCGAGGAATGTGCCCCTTGCACGGGCCTGCCACCGAACATAATGACTTTGCCGCCTACAACGGTTTCCGCGACCTTTTGACCGATGTCCGTCATCCATTCCCCGACCGAGCGCCGCATGACCACGAGATTCTTGGTCGTGCCCTTGGTCTTATTGCTCTTCTTTAG
- a CDS encoding M20/M25/M40 family metallo-hydrolase, with amino-acid sequence MASSIGMVDEARLVALFKALVSIDAPSRHERDCVDYVTGILGSMGIEHWEDGAAAVVGGNAGNVIAKLPGTKPGAPTLFFSAHFDTVEPTAGLKIVEEGDLIKSDGTTILGADDKAGMAAILEAVRLLQANRPPHGDIYLLFNVCEEVGLLGAGALDLKDLGIDYGYVLDTGPPVGTFVNRTATHDALEVTFIGKPAHAGKHPEDGISAIQVAAEAIYGMKLGRIGPETTANFGLITGGTGVNVVPARVHLSGEARSTSEAELDAQIAHMIEKCRSAAARWGAQVEIIHERHYHAYTVPEDAPVIQTAFAASRACGFEPALRTTLGGSDANKINAMGIPCIVVATGMDKIHTHEEEVSRRSLVENAWLTYELAIQAALPG; translated from the coding sequence GTGGCCAGTAGCATCGGAATGGTTGATGAAGCGCGTTTGGTTGCTCTTTTCAAAGCGTTGGTTTCCATCGACGCCCCTTCCCGACACGAGCGCGACTGCGTTGATTACGTCACGGGGATCCTGGGTTCGATGGGGATCGAGCATTGGGAAGACGGTGCGGCGGCGGTCGTTGGCGGCAACGCGGGCAATGTTATCGCCAAACTGCCGGGGACCAAACCCGGGGCCCCAACTTTGTTCTTTAGCGCCCATTTTGATACGGTCGAGCCGACGGCCGGCCTGAAGATCGTCGAAGAGGGCGACCTGATCAAGTCCGACGGAACGACAATCCTCGGCGCGGACGACAAGGCGGGGATGGCCGCGATATTGGAAGCGGTCCGGCTTTTGCAGGCGAACCGGCCCCCCCACGGAGATATCTATTTGCTGTTCAACGTTTGCGAAGAAGTCGGATTGCTCGGCGCGGGGGCCCTCGATCTCAAGGACCTGGGGATCGACTACGGCTATGTTTTGGACACCGGCCCCCCGGTCGGCACTTTTGTCAACCGCACGGCGACGCATGACGCATTGGAGGTGACGTTCATCGGGAAGCCCGCCCATGCCGGCAAACACCCGGAGGATGGGATTTCGGCCATCCAGGTGGCGGCGGAGGCAATCTATGGGATGAAACTGGGGCGGATCGGCCCGGAAACGACAGCCAACTTCGGCCTTATCACCGGCGGGACGGGAGTCAACGTTGTCCCCGCCCGGGTTCACCTGAGCGGCGAGGCCCGATCCACAAGCGAAGCCGAATTGGATGCCCAGATTGCGCACATGATCGAGAAATGCCGATCCGCGGCCGCCCGTTGGGGTGCCCAAGTGGAAATCATCCACGAGCGGCACTACCACGCCTACACGGTGCCAGAAGATGCGCCGGTGATCCAAACCGCCTTTGCCGCCAGCCGGGCTTGTGGATTTGAACCGGCGTTGAGGACGACTCTCGGCGGGAGCGACGCCAACAAGATCAATGCCATGGGGATCCCCTGCATTGTGGTTGCGACCGGCATGGACAAAATCCACACCCATGAGGAAGAAGTCAGCCGCCGTTCACTGGTCGAAAACGCCTGGCTGACCTATGAGTTGGCGATCCAGGCCGCCCTGCCCGGTTAA
- a CDS encoding bifunctional (p)ppGpp synthetase/guanosine-3',5'-bis(diphosphate) 3'-pyrophosphohydrolase, translated as MNPPDATIPGWDRVLAAFAQHWPGQGCDKLEAALALARLAHEGQFRKSGEMYIIHPVAVAATVAELGMDADCICAALLHDVLEDTPVTAEDVEREFGKDVRHMTEGVTKLQSPRLAESTERQRSRAESTRAAESLRKLLLAMADDFRVMVIKLADRLHNMQTLESMQPEKQVRIANETLEVYAPIAARLGIWQVKWQLEDLAFKTLHPDEFRQISERVAKSRSEREEDLKVAIDQLSALLKDKGLNDAKVVGRPKHLFSIFNKHVKQGVPWDEILDLIAIRVICEQQHECYLALGLVTELWQPIPGLFTDYIQNPKPNGYKSLHTKVVGPGGEPLEVQIRTRKMHEIAEFGIAAHWTYKEGAGKPDDAAGFAMLRKQLFDFDTDNASSSDFLRSVSTDLFAEQVFAFTPTGDVVDLPAGSTPIDFAFRVHTRLGEQLVMAKVNGAVVPLGTQIKNGDVVEIITRSNAQPSLDWLEHTKSSHTRSKIRAYFRKRNRDAIIQRGRDAIERELKARGIDAKRALSDDNLKEIVAKVKDCQTPMDVFARVGEGLTSVQSVADKIVAKIREADPAPQGPAAPQQVEPTVVTGIDQVMTKRARCCEPVPGEEVVGFVTRGRGIMIHRRLCPNVLAMSEKDPERITPIKWKPDGKSYPVHISITCVNRQGLLMDIVSIFGESKTNVTGARIKTLPNNTAEILIGIEVVDNKHLRELMTMIGNFGDVISILRVQAPGAVKSR; from the coding sequence GTGAATCCTCCCGACGCAACCATCCCCGGATGGGACAGGGTGCTGGCGGCATTCGCCCAGCACTGGCCCGGCCAGGGCTGCGACAAACTTGAGGCCGCTTTGGCCCTGGCCCGGCTGGCTCACGAAGGGCAATTCCGCAAATCCGGCGAGATGTACATCATCCACCCGGTGGCCGTCGCCGCAACGGTTGCCGAGCTGGGGATGGATGCCGATTGCATCTGCGCCGCGCTCCTCCACGATGTGTTGGAAGACACGCCCGTCACCGCCGAAGATGTCGAAAGGGAGTTTGGCAAGGACGTCCGGCATATGACGGAAGGAGTCACCAAGCTCCAATCCCCGCGGCTCGCCGAATCGACCGAACGCCAAAGGAGCCGGGCTGAATCCACCCGCGCCGCCGAAAGCCTGCGCAAACTCCTCCTCGCCATGGCCGACGACTTCCGAGTCATGGTCATCAAACTGGCCGATCGGCTGCACAACATGCAAACCCTGGAATCCATGCAGCCGGAAAAGCAGGTTCGGATCGCCAACGAAACGTTGGAGGTCTATGCCCCCATTGCGGCAAGGTTGGGAATCTGGCAAGTCAAGTGGCAATTAGAAGACCTGGCCTTTAAAACCTTGCACCCAGACGAATTCCGCCAAATCAGCGAACGGGTGGCCAAATCAAGGTCGGAAAGGGAAGAAGATCTCAAAGTCGCCATTGACCAGCTTTCCGCCCTCCTGAAAGATAAGGGGCTCAACGACGCAAAAGTCGTTGGGCGTCCCAAACACTTGTTCAGCATTTTTAACAAACACGTCAAGCAGGGTGTCCCCTGGGATGAGATCCTGGACTTGATCGCAATCCGCGTCATTTGCGAGCAACAGCACGAATGCTATTTGGCGCTTGGGCTTGTCACCGAACTGTGGCAACCGATCCCCGGGCTCTTCACCGACTACATCCAAAATCCTAAGCCGAACGGATACAAAAGCCTGCACACCAAGGTTGTCGGACCAGGAGGCGAGCCGTTGGAAGTCCAGATTCGGACTCGGAAAATGCACGAAATCGCCGAGTTCGGCATCGCCGCGCACTGGACCTACAAGGAGGGCGCGGGCAAACCCGATGATGCCGCGGGCTTTGCCATGCTGAGAAAGCAGCTCTTTGACTTCGACACCGACAACGCATCCTCAAGCGACTTTTTGCGGTCGGTCAGCACCGACCTTTTCGCCGAACAGGTTTTTGCCTTCACGCCTACTGGCGACGTTGTTGATTTGCCGGCCGGATCCACGCCGATCGACTTTGCTTTTCGGGTTCACACCAGGCTGGGCGAACAGCTGGTCATGGCCAAGGTCAACGGCGCGGTCGTCCCGCTTGGAACTCAAATCAAAAATGGGGACGTGGTGGAAATCATCACCCGCAGCAACGCCCAGCCCAGCCTGGATTGGCTAGAGCACACCAAAAGCTCGCACACCCGGAGCAAAATCCGGGCTTACTTCCGCAAGCGCAACCGCGACGCCATCATCCAACGGGGGCGCGACGCCATCGAAAGGGAACTCAAAGCCCGCGGGATAGACGCCAAAAGGGCACTCTCCGACGACAACCTCAAAGAGATCGTCGCCAAAGTCAAAGACTGTCAAACCCCGATGGACGTTTTTGCGCGGGTTGGCGAGGGGTTGACGAGCGTCCAGTCCGTTGCCGACAAAATCGTGGCGAAGATCCGCGAGGCCGACCCCGCCCCGCAAGGCCCCGCCGCCCCGCAACAGGTCGAACCGACAGTTGTCACCGGCATCGACCAAGTTATGACCAAACGGGCCCGGTGCTGCGAGCCCGTTCCCGGAGAAGAAGTGGTCGGATTCGTGACCCGCGGCCGCGGCATCATGATCCACCGGCGGCTTTGCCCAAACGTCTTGGCCATGTCGGAAAAAGACCCCGAACGGATCACACCTATCAAATGGAAGCCCGACGGAAAATCCTATCCCGTCCACATTTCAATCACCTGCGTCAATCGCCAGGGATTGTTGATGGATATCGTCAGCATCTTTGGCGAAAGCAAGACCAACGTCACCGGGGCCCGCATCAAAACCTTGCCCAACAACACGGCCGAAATCCTGATCGGGATCGAAGTCGTCGACAACAAACACCTGCGCGAACTCATGACCATGATCGGTAATTTCGGGGATGTCATCTCTATCCTCCGCGTCCAAGCCCCAGGGGCGGTGAAATCCCGGTGA
- a CDS encoding deoxyguanosinetriphosphate triphosphohydrolase, which yields MTIREEIEEWERRSLSPRAQLSAESAGRARSEDQDPVRTCFQRDRDRILHSKPFRRLKHKTQVFIEPAGDHYRTRLTHSLEVAQVARTVARALRLNEDLTEAIALGHDVGHTPFGHAGEQAIDECLKEVFAGGEGTPKGFTHYEHSLRIVDVLADLNLTAEVRAGIGGHSKGRKDLSASDGEQTSTLEAAVVRISDRIAYLNHDLDDALRSGLIIEIPDRFLAIGGTHGQRIGAMVQDVVNQSREQDAITLSPGMLDAMNDLKEWLFVNVYLREPLPMAQVVKAKRIVRELLVHFSKPGNLPPGFEGLQGAVDYVAGMTDRFAIKTYQDIFIPTEFSDIVARVR from the coding sequence GTGACCATCCGCGAAGAAATTGAAGAGTGGGAACGGCGCAGCCTCTCGCCACGGGCCCAGCTTTCCGCCGAAAGTGCCGGACGGGCCCGATCCGAAGATCAGGATCCGGTTCGAACCTGCTTTCAGCGCGACCGAGACCGCATCCTCCACTCCAAGCCGTTCCGCCGGCTCAAACACAAGACCCAAGTCTTCATCGAGCCGGCAGGCGACCACTACCGCACCCGGCTCACCCACTCGCTCGAAGTCGCCCAAGTGGCTCGCACCGTCGCCCGTGCCCTCCGGTTGAACGAAGACCTTACCGAAGCCATCGCACTCGGACATGATGTGGGGCACACGCCGTTCGGCCATGCCGGCGAACAAGCCATCGACGAATGCCTTAAGGAGGTGTTTGCCGGCGGGGAAGGCACCCCCAAAGGGTTCACGCATTATGAACACAGCCTGCGCATCGTCGATGTCCTTGCCGATTTGAACCTCACCGCCGAGGTCCGGGCCGGGATCGGCGGGCACAGCAAGGGCCGCAAAGACCTTTCCGCATCCGATGGCGAGCAGACGTCTACGCTGGAAGCTGCGGTCGTGCGGATCAGCGACCGGATCGCCTATCTCAACCATGACCTAGACGATGCGCTCCGCAGCGGCTTGATCATAGAGATCCCCGACCGGTTCCTTGCCATCGGCGGCACCCATGGGCAACGGATCGGGGCGATGGTCCAAGACGTCGTGAACCAAAGCCGCGAACAGGATGCCATCACCCTCTCTCCAGGCATGTTGGACGCCATGAACGACCTCAAAGAATGGCTCTTTGTGAACGTCTACCTTCGCGAACCGCTGCCTATGGCCCAAGTGGTCAAGGCCAAACGGATCGTCCGGGAGCTCTTGGTGCACTTCTCCAAGCCAGGGAACCTGCCGCCGGGCTTTGAAGGGCTCCAAGGGGCCGTCGACTATGTTGCCGGCATGACAGACCGGTTCGCCATCAAAACGTACCAAGATATCTTTATCCCCACCGAATTCTCTGACATCGTCGCCCGGGTGCGCTGA
- a CDS encoding sigma-70 family RNA polymerase sigma factor produces MSQWLGASKVASRHDFDTAAEQALVAKCRQQDYDAFGKVVDAYQNRVLGYVRRFVRNEEEALDVTQEVFIKAFQAMAGFDGRASLRSWLFRIAHNLCIDRARKRERSPVELSIEPATEGDEQFEFADQRWDPSRQMLAEEMAVVIEQALDTMSDKLKTVLLLHDQEDLGYEEIARSVNVPVGTVKSRLFLARAHMQRVVRAYLDGRPGGESPAAGATKC; encoded by the coding sequence ATGAGCCAGTGGTTAGGTGCGAGCAAAGTGGCGTCCAGGCACGACTTCGACACGGCGGCGGAACAAGCCTTAGTTGCCAAATGCCGGCAACAGGATTACGACGCCTTCGGAAAAGTTGTGGACGCATACCAGAACCGGGTATTGGGGTACGTCCGCCGATTCGTCCGGAACGAAGAGGAGGCCCTTGATGTCACACAAGAGGTGTTCATTAAGGCATTCCAAGCTATGGCCGGGTTCGATGGACGCGCCAGTCTGCGAAGTTGGCTGTTCAGGATCGCCCACAACCTGTGCATCGACAGGGCAAGGAAAAGGGAACGGTCACCGGTCGAGCTCAGCATCGAGCCAGCCACTGAAGGGGACGAACAGTTTGAGTTTGCCGACCAACGGTGGGATCCGAGCCGGCAGATGTTGGCCGAAGAAATGGCCGTCGTCATTGAACAAGCCCTGGACACCATGAGCGATAAGCTCAAGACCGTCCTGCTTTTGCATGACCAAGAAGATTTGGGGTACGAAGAGATCGCTCGGTCGGTCAACGTGCCCGTCGGCACCGTGAAAAGCCGGTTGTTTTTGGCCCGGGCACACATGCAACGCGTTGTGCGGGCTTATTTGGATGGTCGCCCAGGCGGGGAATCACCCGCAGCGGGAGCTACGAAATGCTGA